Genomic segment of Serinicoccus hydrothermalis:
GTCGGGCCGGGCCGCCTTGAGCGCGTCCTTGGCCTTCATGAGCCGGGTGGCGTCGACGTCGACCCAGGTCGTGGCGTCGGGGATCTCGCGGCGCGAGGTCGAGAGCCGCTCCACCATGAGCCGCTGCACACCCTGGATCGGGATGCGCCGCTCCTCGCCGCCTGCCGACCTGCCCTCCTCCCGACCGGACAGGCCTTCCGTCCGCCCCTTCTGCCGCGACACATCGGGCGTTCGGTCGCCCGCGGAGGCGAGGTATGCCGTGAGGTCGGCCTTGCGGACCACGCCGGTCGGGCCGGGGGGCACGTCCGCGACGTCGACGCCCTCGTCGGCGGCGAGCCGGCGGACCAGCGGGGAGATCACGCGCACGGCCACTGGTGTGTCCGATCCGGCGCGGACGGAAGGGGTGTCCGGTCGTGCCGAGGCCGTCGCGCGACGGCGGCGGCCGCCCGGGCGGGAGCGCCGGGCGGGCTCCTCGCCCGCGCCGTAGCCGATGAGCGGCCGCTCGGGCTCGTCCTCGGGCAGCTCGGCCCCGGCGCGCTCCTCCTCGCGGTACTGCTCGCCCCCGGCACCCGCCGTGCCGTCCGTCACCGCCACACCGGGTCCGGCGACGACGTCGCCGCCGATGGTGATGAGCGGCTCGCCGACGGGCAGCACCTGGCCGGCCTCGGCGTGCACCTGCGCGACGGTGCCGGCATACGGGCACGGCACGGACACCGCGGCCTTGGCCGTCTCGACGGTGACGACCTCCTGGTCGACGACGACCTCGTCACCCGCGGCCACGTGCCACTCGACGATCTCGGCCTCGGTCAGCCCCTCGCCCAGGTCGGGCAGCCGGAAGACCTGCGTCATGCCGACACCTCCGCCGGGGTATGCGTGTGGTCCGGCTCGTCGTCCCACTGCAGCCGGGCGATGGTGTCGAGGATGCGGTCCACCCCGGGCAGGTGCGTGTGCTCCAGCTTGGGCGGCGGGTAGGGGATGTCCAGCCCGCTGACCCGCAGCACCGGCGCGGCCAGGGAGTGGAAGCAGCGTTCCTGCACGCGGGCGGCGATCTCGGCGCCCATCCCCGCGAAGCTCTGCGCCTCGGCGAGCACGACGGCCCGGCCGGTCTTGCGCACCGAGGCCTCGACGGTGGCGTCGTCGAAGGGCACGAGCGAGCGCAGGTCGATCACCTCGACGTCCCAGTCCTCCTCGGCCGCGGCGACCTCGGCCGCTTTGAGCGCGGACGGCAGCTGCGGTCCGTAGGTGATGAGCGTGACGTCGGCCCCCTCGCGCCGCACCGCGGCCTGCCCGATCGGCTCGGTGCTCGTGGGCAGCTCGAGGTCGGCCTTGGTGTAGTACTGGCTCTTCGGCTCCATGAAGACGACCGGGTCGTCGGAGGCGATGGACTCGCGCAGCAGCGAGTAGGCGTCGGCCGGCGTCGCGGGGGTGACGACGTGCAGCCCCGGGGTGTGGACGTAGTAGCCCTCGGAGGAGTCGCAGTGGTGCTCGACGCCGCCGATGCCCCCGGCATACGGGATCCGGATGACCAGCGGCATCGGCAGCGCGCCGCGGGTCCGGTTGCGCATCTTGGCGATGTGCGAGGTGACCTGCTCGAAGGCGGGGTAGCCGAAGGCGTCGAACTGCATCTCGACGACCGGGCGGAAGCCCTGCATCGCCAGCCCGACGGCGAAGCCGGCGATCCCGGCCTCGGCGAGCGGGGTGTCGATGCACCGGTCCTCGCCGAAATCCCTGGTCAGCCCGTCGGTGATGCGGAAGACGCCGCCGAGCGCGCCGACGTCCTCGCCCATGACGAGCACGTCGTCGTCCTCGGTCAGCGCGTCGCGCAGCGCGGTGTTGAGCGCCTTGGCGTAGGTGATCTTGCTCGTCGACATCACTGCGCGTCCTTCTCGTCGTTGCTTCCGTGCGCCGCCGTCGCGGTGCCCGCCAGCTCGGCGCGCACCAGCTCGCGCTGCTCGCGCAGCTGCGGCGTGGGCTCGGCATACACGTGGTCGAAGAGCTCCAGCGGCTCCACGATGCTCTCGGCGTTCATGCGCGTCCGCAGGTCGGCGGCCATGGCCTCGGCCTCGGCGCGGACCTCCTCGATCCGCGCGTCGTCGAGGTGCCCCTGCTCCACGAGGTATGCCTGGAGCCGGACGATCGGGTCCTGCCCGGTCCACCCGTCGACCTCGTCCTTGGTGCGGTAGCGGGTGGCGTCGTCGGCGTTGGTGTGCGCCTCCATGCGGTAGGTGTGCGCCTCGACGAGCACCGGGCCGTGGCCGGCGCGGGCGTGGGCATACGCCTCGCGCATGACCGCGAGCACCGCGGCCGGGTCGTTGCCGTCGACCTGCTCGCTGCGCACGCCGTAGCCGACCCCCTTGTAGGCGAGGGCGGGCGCCTTGGTCTGCTTCGCGAGCGGGACGGAGATGGCGTACTTGTTGTTCTGCACGAGGAAGACCGCGGGGGCCTCGAAGACGGCGGCGAAGTTGAGGCCCTCGTGGAAGTCGCCCTCGCTCGTGGCGCCGTCGCCGATGAGGCAGAGCGCCAGCGCGTCGGTGCCGCGGCGGGCCAGGCCGTGGGCGGCGCCGGCGGCGTGCACCGCCTGGGTGGCGAGCGGCGTGCACTGCGGGGCGGTGCGGGTGGCCTGCGGGTCGTAGCCGCAGTGCCAGTCGCCGCGCAGGAGCGTCAGCACCTCCATCGGGTCGATGCCGTGGGTGACCAAGGACATCGAGTCGCGGTAGGTGGGGAAGAGCCAGTCCCCCTCGGCCAGCGCGAGCACCGGCGCGACCTGGCAGGCGTCCTGGCCGCGCGAGCTCGGGTAGACCGCGAGGCGCCCCTGCTTCGTCAGCGCGGTGGCCTGCGTGTCGAAGCGGCGGCCGACGACCATGGCGCGCCAGACCGCGAGGAGGTCCTCGGGGTTGGGCATCGCGTAGCCGCGCTCGCGGGCCTGCTCGCTCGGCTCCACGGCGGTGCCGTCGGCGGCGATCAGCTGCACCGGCTCGGGGCAGGGAAGCAGGTCGGTGATCTCACTCATCGTCGAGTCCTCGGGTCTCACGGTTGGACGTCTGTCGCCCATCTTCCCGCGTGGGTGCACAGGCGGACCACTCCTGCGCCTGAGTCCAGACATATGGCACGATCGAGGTATGTCTGAGGACCGATCGTCCGGTGACCGGCCCGGCGGTGCGCGGCCGGCCGGACAGGTGGCGGCGGACCTGGACGACACCGACCGCGCGATCGTCGCCGAGCTGCGTCGGGACGGCCGGCTGTCCGTGCGCGCGCTCGCCGAACGGGTCCACATCAGCCGGGCGACGGCATACACCCGGCTGGAGCGGTTGCACCGGGACAAGGTGATCACCGGGTATGCCGCGCAGGTCGACCCCGACAAGCTCGGCCTGGCGACCGCGGCCTACGTGTCGGTCTCGATCGAGCAGGGGAGCTGGCGGGAGGTGCTCGACGCCCTCGAGGTGCTGCCGGGGGTGGAGCGGGTGGCGCTCGTGGGGGCGGAGTTCGACATGCTCGTGGAGGTGCGGGCACGCGACAACCACGAGCTGCGCGACGTCGTGCTCGGGCGGATCCAGGGGGTGCCGGGGGTCCGCGCCACCCGGACCTGGCTGATCTTCGAGGAGTGGGAGCGCTGACCGCCGCCCCCACCGTGGTCACTTCCCGGGCAGGGCTCAGAGCGAGGCGGCGGCGAGCTTGACGCCGAAGCCGACGAAGACCGTGCCGACGAGCCCGGTCAGGCCGCCCGAGGTGCGGCGGTGCCGGCTGAAACCGCGGGCGAGCGCGGTGCCGCCCACGATGAGCAGACCGAGGTAGATCATGCTCAATACCTGCATCGTCGTCGCGAGCACGAGGAAGTCGAGCAGTGGCCGGGCCGAGTCCGGGCGGAGGAACTGCACGAAGAAGGCGACGAAGAACAGGATGGCCTTGGGGTTGAGCAGGCTCAGCACCAGCGCCGTGAGGAAGGAGCCGCCGCGCCGGGGCGGGGCCACCGTCTCCTCCGCCGTCGCGGGCTGCTGCTGGCCGAAGGCGGCGATGCCGGCCCGCACCAGGCGGAAGCC
This window contains:
- a CDS encoding dihydrolipoamide acetyltransferase family protein; the encoded protein is MTQVFRLPDLGEGLTEAEIVEWHVAAGDEVVVDQEVVTVETAKAAVSVPCPYAGTVAQVHAEAGQVLPVGEPLITIGGDVVAGPGVAVTDGTAGAGGEQYREEERAGAELPEDEPERPLIGYGAGEEPARRSRPGGRRRRATASARPDTPSVRAGSDTPVAVRVISPLVRRLAADEGVDVADVPPGPTGVVRKADLTAYLASAGDRTPDVSRQKGRTEGLSGREEGRSAGGEERRIPIQGVQRLMVERLSTSRREIPDATTWVDVDATRLMKAKDALKAARPDAGIGVLPLLARITVAGLRAYPALNSSVDTEAGEIVHHGAVNLGFAAQSPRGLVVPVVHGADAMTTTELAAVLRELTVRARDGKLSPAELTGGTFTLNNYGVFGVDGSTPIINHPEAAMLGVGRIVDKPWAHRGKVKLRKVTQLSFTFDHRVCDGGTAGGFLRLVADCVEQPAALLADL
- a CDS encoding alpha-ketoacid dehydrogenase subunit beta yields the protein MSTSKITYAKALNTALRDALTEDDDVLVMGEDVGALGGVFRITDGLTRDFGEDRCIDTPLAEAGIAGFAVGLAMQGFRPVVEMQFDAFGYPAFEQVTSHIAKMRNRTRGALPMPLVIRIPYAGGIGGVEHHCDSSEGYYVHTPGLHVVTPATPADAYSLLRESIASDDPVVFMEPKSQYYTKADLELPTSTEPIGQAAVRREGADVTLITYGPQLPSALKAAEVAAAEEDWDVEVIDLRSLVPFDDATVEASVRKTGRAVVLAEAQSFAGMGAEIAARVQERCFHSLAAPVLRVSGLDIPYPPPKLEHTHLPGVDRILDTIARLQWDDEPDHTHTPAEVSA
- the pdhA gene encoding pyruvate dehydrogenase (acetyl-transferring) E1 component subunit alpha, which codes for MSEITDLLPCPEPVQLIAADGTAVEPSEQARERGYAMPNPEDLLAVWRAMVVGRRFDTQATALTKQGRLAVYPSSRGQDACQVAPVLALAEGDWLFPTYRDSMSLVTHGIDPMEVLTLLRGDWHCGYDPQATRTAPQCTPLATQAVHAAGAAHGLARRGTDALALCLIGDGATSEGDFHEGLNFAAVFEAPAVFLVQNNKYAISVPLAKQTKAPALAYKGVGYGVRSEQVDGNDPAAVLAVMREAYAHARAGHGPVLVEAHTYRMEAHTNADDATRYRTKDEVDGWTGQDPIVRLQAYLVEQGHLDDARIEEVRAEAEAMAADLRTRMNAESIVEPLELFDHVYAEPTPQLREQRELVRAELAGTATAAHGSNDEKDAQ
- a CDS encoding Lrp/AsnC family transcriptional regulator, translated to MSEDRSSGDRPGGARPAGQVAADLDDTDRAIVAELRRDGRLSVRALAERVHISRATAYTRLERLHRDKVITGYAAQVDPDKLGLATAAYVSVSIEQGSWREVLDALEVLPGVERVALVGAEFDMLVEVRARDNHELRDVVLGRIQGVPGVRATRTWLIFEEWER
- the leuE gene encoding leucine efflux protein LeuE; the protein is MLLGIPDYGTFFVAALLIVLLPGPNSMFVVSEAARNGVRRGWAAALGVFVGDSVLMGLTFLGAASLLQGNPVVFSVVKYLGAAYLAWIGFRLVRAGIAAFGQQQPATAEETVAPPRRGGSFLTALVLSLLNPKAILFFVAFFVQFLRPDSARPLLDFLVLATTMQVLSMIYLGLLIVGGTALARGFSRHRRTSGGLTGLVGTVFVGFGVKLAAASL